Part of the Falco naumanni isolate bFalNau1 chromosome 3, bFalNau1.pat, whole genome shotgun sequence genome is shown below.
AGGAGACGGGCACTCCCTGGGAGCTGAGGATGTTGCCCACGGCAGCCGATGAGGACGATCCGACGGCGGTGctctgggggaaggagctgaggatgggtcCCGGCAGGGTGACCAGCACGGCGGGAGGCTGGATGACGACGCGGGATTCTTCGCACTGCCTGACGCAGGGCTCGTTGCAGCTGTTAGCCAGCGGGGTGGGTCcgcaggggctgcagaggtTGTTGCAGGCCATGTCTGTGGTGTGGAGTGTCCCTGTAAGAGAGGGTGTTGAGGAAGCGGAGGGTGGTGGGGGCGCGAGGGGTGGCGTTACAGGAGGGCAGGGGAATGTGGAGGCGCGGtgtggggctgcggggagcgcGGCGGTGGGGAGGCGTCGGCGCTGCTGAGTCTGGAGGCAGCGCGTGCTGGAAGAGACGGGGCgtgtggggcaggagaaggaggggaaggggcttcAGGCTCACCTTGTTGACCGTGGAGGAGAAGGCACCAGGAGCAGCgtgtgagagagagaggtgCTGGGCCAGCTTTTATGCTGGACCCTGAGGGGCGGGACAGCCTTTGCACAACGCGGTGTTTTGCAGCAAGAAGCTGTTGCGTGCCACAGCCTGGTGAGTAATGAGGTGGGGTGCGTTTTTCCCCCACAGTTCTGCAATGCAGTGTCCTCCACTTGAGGACATGTCCACTTGGGCCTGGCGGCAGCTTTGAAGTGCAGATATTAGAGGCCAAAGGCTTGGTGTTGATGGCGCGTGTCAGGGCATGCAGAACATGTGTCCGAAGCCTAGGAGCGGTGGGGTGTCGTCAGTGAGGTCATGCTGTGGCACTCGTGTGGTGTGTTTTGTGGGTGCGCTGGGAAGGAGGGGCTCCTTTTCCTCGCAGCCCCGGAAGGTTGGTCTGGGCTTTCTGCTGTTGCGGGCAGGAGTGGCAGCCCCCTCAGTGGCATTTGCTCCgtgcctgccttgctgccagcttGCTAAGCCTGCCTTGAGGCCTGGCCTTTGCCACTGAGCGTGCTCTGTGCGTGCCTTGGTGCCCGCCTTGCTTGTAAGGTTGTAGCTGGGAGAAAGGGGTCTGCGTGTCTGGGCCTGTGCCCCCTGGGGTCCGTCCCTCGGGGTGTCGGTGcgggcagaggcagaggaggccTTTTTGGGAGAGCAGGCCGTCATCccggcagccctggctgagAGCTCGCCGGTCCTGTGACGTGgggagccctgcctggctccgccagtgctggtgctgcccgTTCCGTAGCGAACCCCTTAGCTGTGGTGGCACGTTTGCAGCCCGGTGTCTGGCGTGCCACAGTGCTTGATGTGGGCCAGCTCACCAAGGCAGGTGAATTTCTGGAGAGCCCGTGAGTGTGGCGAGAGGCAGAGGTGGAGTGGGAGCGGCAGGCGGGGGAGGCTGGTGAGCCAGGGCCTTTGGGCTCTTTACTTGGGGTGAAAGCCGAGGAGGGGAGGCCATTTCTCTGCACAGTGTGAGACGGGCAGAAAGAGAATTTGGAGATTGCCGAGGGGAGTTGGACGTAAGCACGCTGCACGGCGCAGCAGAGCGAGGCCCTGGTGGTGGTGGATGCATGCCGAAGGGTCGATGAATGGCAAGGCCTGCCCCAGTTGAGCCGGGATGAGCGTTTTGCAGGCTGTGTGTGGGGCGAGCCGTTGTtgttgctgaggaagaggaagggagtgGGAAGGTGTGCCTTGGGACTGGATGTACGGAAGTCCCTGGGTGCTGATGAGTCAGAGCCACGaatgctgggggagctggctgatgtcctTGGGAGGCCACTCTCGATTATCTTTTAAAGGTCATAGCTCCTGGGGGCAGTTGCGGGTGTCTAGAAGATTGCTCTTAGGCCTCCTGTCTTGCAGAAGGGCGGGAAGGAAGATGCGGGAGAGCAGAGGCTGGTGAGCCTGTCCTTGTTGCCAGGGGAGGTGATGGAGAAAATCCTCCGCGGAAGCGTTGCCAAGCTGCTGAAGGACAAGAAAGTGATGAGGAGCCgtcagcatggatttaccaAGAGGGAATCGTGCTTGACTGACCTCCCTGTCTTCTGTGTTGGAGTGGCTAGCTTTGTGGACAAGGAGAGAGACGTGGCTGGTGTTCACTTCAGCTTTGTAGAAGAGCCTTTGACGCTGTCTCCCCTTGCGCGCTCACAGGCTGTGGGGGCAGCCGTGTTCAGCATCCTCGTCTATGATCCGGGCAGTGGGATGGAGCGTCCCCACAGCAAGTTGGCAGGTGGTAACCCTCCTTTTCAGAAAGGTCAAGAGGAAGACCCAGGTTAACGACAGGTCGGTCAGCGTCACCTCCGTGCCTGGCGGGATcgtggagcagatcctcctggaaagtATGCCAATTGACATGGAAAATATCTTTGCGGGGATTGTTTTTAGGGATGGACTTGAAGTTTTGTGTTGTAGTTTAGCAAGGGACTAGGAAAAAGTGTGAGGACTTTAGAAATTATCTGTGTTCATGGTGAAGGATATTAGTGCTTTATCTGTCTAGTGGGGTGTAGGGTTCTAGATATTGAATAATGAATTGGGGGAACGAATTTAGGGACTAGCCCGGGTCAagggaaaagttattttttatggACTAGGAATGGGACCAACGATTTTTGGGAGCTATATAGGGGGTGTTAGGGGAATGACCCAAGGAAGGTTTTTCGAGGTTTTCGTGAtttaacctcagccagcaaccaagcaccacacagccacttgctcactttctcccacccagagggatgggaagtAGGATcgaaaaggaatgtaaaattcaagggctgagataagaacattttaataggtaaagtaaaagccacgcacacaagcaaagcaaagcaaggaattcattcaccacttcccatgggcaggcaggtgctcggccatccccaggacagcagggctccatcacgtgtaacggttactcaggaagagaaacgccataatgccatatgtccccccttcctttttcttcccccagttcaTAGACTCAGCGTGATGTCATATGGCAATGGAATACCTCTCTagctagcttgggtcacctgccctggctgtgtcccctcccaatttcccgtgcacccccagccctctcactggtagggcccaaggaactgaaaagtccttgatgtagtataaacatcacccagcaacaactaaaaacttCAGTGTCCTGTCAACATTGCGCTCACATCATAGCCGAAAGACAGCACTGTACTAattactaagaagaaaattaactctatccctgctgaaaccaggacagagatGAACCGGGGGGCAAGTGGAAAGATTTTAGGGATGGGCcaagggagcaggaggaaggattTTTGGGGTGGACTGGAGGCTAtagaaaaaattacttcaggGTCAGAGCAGGGGATTACGGGAGTAATTTTAGGAATAGAGCATTCACAAGGTGAAGCGTTATAAGGCTGGGCTGAAGGCAGGAGCAAAGATTTTCAGGGGGGCATTGGGGACTGAGAGAAAGACCTTGCAGGATGGACTAGGGGAATTGAGGAAGAATTTCAGGGACAGAGTAGCAGGTCTGCAGGGAAGGACTGCAAGTGTGGACCATGGGCAAGGGGAAGGATTATAGGATCAGGCATGGGGAGTGGGGCGGGGAGAAAGAATTTAGGGAAGAACCAGGGGCCAGGGATAAAGATTTTAGGAATGGACTGTGAGGCAGGAGGAAAGATTTGCTAGACCAACTGGATGGTGCAAGGGGAAATAATGTATATGCTGACTTACGGGGTGGGAGGAAGTATTTTAGGATGGGATGGGGAACCTGGTGGGAAAGCTTTTAGGGAGAACCTAGTGATTTAGAGGGAAGGACTACAGGGATTGATcttggggggggaaaaagagaattttGAGGATTACTGAGTCAAGGGGAAGCACTTAGGGATGGACCTTCAGGGTTCTGGAATGCTTTTAGGTATGGGTTGGGGGTATGGGTAAAGATTAACAGCATGGACAGGGTCAGTGAGGAGGAGGATTTTAGGGATGGACAGGAAGCTTTGTGTTGAATGAATTTAGGAATAGACTGGGAAAAAGGAGGACTTCAGAAATGGAGTGTGGTCAAGGTGAAGGATATTAGTGATGCAACAATAGAACAGTGAGCAGGCTTTTAGGGATGGAGTAGAAgctgccaggaaggaattctgttTCTTGTTCTCACCGTGCCCTAGTAGCCATGTCAAGGACACCACAAAAGTTCTGCTTCCTGCTTTCTTTGGTTAGAAAAGTAACTGCTCCCTTTTGTACTCGTTCAGAGCCCAAATGCTCCATAGAACCACACATGCACAGCTCCACCAGAGAAGATGCCAGGAAGGAATACTCTTGGTGGTTCTCATCCTGCCCTGGTAGCCATGTGAAGGACAtcacaaaagttctgctccctgctttctgagGCGAGAAAAGTAATTGCTCACTTTTGCACTCATACAAAGCCAAAAGATCCATGAATCCACCAAAGCAGAGCTCCACcagagaaggttccaggaaggaattctcttaATGGttcccaccctgccctggtaGCCATGTGAAGGACAccacaaaagttctgctccctgctttctgagGTGAGAAAAGTAATTGCTCACTTTTGCACTCATACAGAGCCCAAATGCTCCATGGAACCACCCAAGCACAGCTCCACCAGGGATGGTGCCAGGAAGCAATTCTCCCTGTGGTTCTCACCATGCCCTGGTAGCCACGTGAAGAACAccacaaaagttctgctccctgctttctctggtgAGAAATTGTAGTGCTCACTTTTGCACTCATACAGACTCAAAAAAGCTCCATGGAACCGACCAGCCATAGCTCTCCCaaagaaggtgccaggaaggaattctcttggTTGTTCCACAATCTGCCCTGGTGGCAATGTGAGTGACATCTCAAAAGTACTGCAAAATTCTTTCTGTGGTAAGAAATTGAAGTGCTCATTTTTGCACTTGTGCCAGACTCAAATGCTCCATGAAAAGACCAAGACACAGCTCCCCTGGAAAAGGTgtcaggaaggaattctctctGTGATTCTCAGCCTGACCTGGTAGCCATGTGAAGGACACCACAAAAGTTCTGCTTCCTGCTTTCTAGGGTGAGAAAAGTAACTTCTCACTTTTGCACTTGTGCAGAGCCAAAATGCTCCATGGAACCACcagagcacagctccagcagagaaagatccaggaaggaattctcttggtggttctcaccctgccctggtagCTATgtgaaagacaccacaaaagttctgctcctTGCTTTCTGTGGTAAGAAAAGTAACTGCTCCCTTTTGCACTTGTATAGAGCCAAAATGCTGAATGGAGTACACGTGCACAGCTCCACcagagaaggttccaggaaggaattctcttggTGGTTCCTCAAACTGCCCTGGTGGCAATGTGAGTAACATCACAAAAGCACTGCAACTTtctttctgtggtgagaaatTGAAGTGCTCATTTTTGCAGTCGTTCAGAGCACCAATGCTCCATGAAAAGACCAAGACACACCTCCCccagagaaggtgccaggaagggaTTCACTGTAGTTCTCAGCCTGCACTGGTAGCCATGTGAAGGATAccacaaaagttctgctccctgcttttgGTGGTGAGAAATTGAAGTGCTCATTTTTGCACTCGTACAGACTCAAATGCTCCATGAAAGCACCAAGGcacagctcccctggagaaggtgcaaGGAAGGAATTCTCTCTGTGATTCTGTCTGCCCTAGTAGCTATGTGAAGGACAGCaaaaaagttctgctccctgcttcctTTGGTTAGAAAAGTAACTGCTCACTTTT
Proteins encoded:
- the LOC121085364 gene encoding feather keratin-like, encoding MACNNLCSPCGPTPLANSCNEPCVRQCEESRVVIQPPAVLVTLPGPILSSFPQSTAVGSSSSAAVGNILSSQGVPVSSGGFGYGFGGLGCYGARRACLPC